Proteins encoded together in one bacterium window:
- the moeB gene encoding molybdopterin-synthase adenylyltransferase MoeB codes for MSGPPLAAGELARYARHLTLPEVGEAGQRRLKGASALVVGAGGLGSPAALYLAAAGLGRLVIADGDLVELSNLQRQILHGTAALGRPKVESARARLADLNPEIRVEARAERLSAANARAWAREVDVVLDGSDSFATRYLVSDACGLEDRPWVYGSIFRFEGQLSLFHAGRGPCYRCVFPVPPPAGAIPSCAEGGVLGVLPGIVGSLQAAEALKLLLGAGESLLGRLLLVDALAMRFHEFRLTRDSDCALCGERPRIREVLATAEPACAPAAPRDAEAGAAVAQIEPRQLAARLAAGERPLLLDVREDFEWRLCRLEGALLVPLDQLPGRLTELDPARETVVYCHTGVRSLYAAEYLRRQGWRRVGNLLGGIHRWALEVDSSLPTY; via the coding sequence ATGAGCGGGCCGCCGCTTGCCGCCGGCGAGCTGGCGCGCTACGCGCGACATCTCACCCTACCCGAGGTGGGGGAGGCCGGCCAGCGGCGGCTGAAGGGCGCCAGCGCGCTCGTGGTCGGCGCGGGCGGTCTCGGCTCGCCGGCCGCGCTCTACCTGGCGGCCGCGGGCCTGGGACGGCTCGTGATCGCCGATGGCGACCTCGTCGAGCTGAGCAACCTGCAGCGGCAGATCCTGCACGGCACGGCGGCGCTGGGTCGGCCGAAGGTCGAGTCCGCCCGGGCGCGGCTCGCCGACCTCAATCCCGAGATCCGCGTCGAGGCCCGCGCCGAGCGCCTGAGCGCGGCCAACGCCCGCGCCTGGGCGCGCGAGGTGGACGTCGTCCTCGACGGCTCGGACTCCTTCGCCACGCGCTACCTCGTGAGCGACGCCTGCGGCCTCGAGGACCGGCCCTGGGTCTACGGCAGCATCTTCCGCTTCGAGGGGCAGCTCTCCCTGTTCCACGCCGGGCGCGGGCCCTGCTATCGCTGCGTCTTTCCCGTGCCGCCGCCCGCGGGCGCCATCCCCAGCTGCGCCGAGGGCGGCGTGCTCGGCGTGCTGCCCGGCATCGTCGGCAGCCTCCAGGCGGCGGAGGCGCTGAAGCTCCTCTTGGGCGCCGGCGAGTCGCTGCTCGGGCGCCTGCTGCTCGTCGACGCGCTGGCGATGCGCTTCCACGAGTTCCGCCTCACGCGCGACTCGGACTGCGCGCTCTGCGGCGAGCGGCCCCGGATCCGGGAGGTCCTGGCGACGGCCGAGCCGGCCTGCGCCCCGGCGGCGCCGAGGGACGCCGAGGCCGGCGCCGCCGTCGCCCAGATCGAGCCGCGCCAGCTGGCGGCGCGCCTGGCCGCGGGCGAACGGCCCCTGCTCCTCGACGTGCGCGAGGACTTCGAGTGGCGGCTTTGCCGTCTCGAGGGCGCGCTGCTCGTTCCCCTCGACCAGCTGCCCGGGCGCCTGACGGAGCTCGACCCCGCGCGCGAGACGGTGGTCTACTGCCACACCGGCGTGCGCAGCCTCTACGCCGCCGAGTACCTGCGCCGGCAGGGCTGGCGCCGCGTCGGCAATCTGCTCGGCGGCATCCACCGCTGGGCGCTGGAGGTGGATTCCAGCCTGCCCACCTACTGA
- a CDS encoding cystathionine gamma-synthase: MNPSREARRLRLETLAVHGGQRPDPLTGAVSVPIYQTSTYAQSAPGEHKGYEYSRTDNPTRTALQAALASLEGGAHCRVFASGMAATDAVIRLLPVGSHIICCDDLYGGSYRLFDKVLAPQGYAFDFVDLTDPAALEAALRPETRLLWLETPTNPLLKVLDLAALAERCRARGALVAVDNTFLSPILQNPLALGADLVVHSTTKYINGHADVVGGAVIVSDAALDARLGFLQNAAGAVPGPLDCYLTLRGVKTLALRMRQHEAGARAVAEFLLRQPRVERVFWPGLPSHPGHAVAARQARGFGGMISFVLAGGLPAARRFLGALSLFTLAESLGGVESLIEHPAIMTHASVEPAIRERLGITDGLLRLSVGIEHPEDLIADLAAGLAALDGSGA, from the coding sequence CGGTGAGCGTGCCCATCTACCAGACCTCGACCTACGCGCAGAGCGCGCCCGGCGAGCACAAGGGCTACGAGTACTCGCGCACGGACAACCCCACGCGCACGGCGCTCCAGGCCGCGCTCGCCAGCCTCGAGGGCGGCGCCCACTGCCGTGTCTTCGCCTCCGGAATGGCGGCGACCGACGCGGTGATCCGCCTGCTGCCGGTGGGCAGCCACATCATCTGCTGCGACGATCTCTACGGCGGCAGCTACCGGCTCTTCGACAAGGTGCTCGCGCCGCAGGGCTACGCCTTCGACTTCGTCGATCTCACGGATCCTGCCGCGCTGGAGGCCGCCCTCCGCCCCGAGACGCGGCTGCTCTGGCTCGAGACGCCGACCAATCCGCTGCTCAAGGTGCTCGACCTGGCCGCGCTCGCCGAGCGCTGCCGCGCGCGCGGCGCACTGGTCGCGGTCGACAACACCTTCCTCTCGCCGATCCTGCAGAACCCACTCGCCTTGGGCGCGGACCTGGTCGTGCATTCGACGACGAAGTACATCAACGGGCACGCGGACGTGGTCGGCGGCGCGGTGATCGTCAGCGACGCCGCGCTCGACGCGCGGCTCGGCTTCCTCCAGAACGCGGCCGGCGCCGTGCCCGGCCCGCTCGACTGCTACCTCACGCTGCGCGGGGTGAAGACGCTCGCCCTGCGCATGCGCCAGCACGAGGCCGGCGCGCGCGCGGTGGCCGAGTTCCTCCTGCGCCAGCCGCGCGTGGAGCGCGTGTTCTGGCCGGGGCTGCCCTCGCACCCGGGGCACGCGGTGGCCGCGCGGCAGGCGCGCGGCTTCGGCGGCATGATCTCCTTCGTCCTCGCGGGCGGGCTGCCCGCGGCGCGCCGCTTTCTCGGCGCGCTCTCGCTCTTCACCCTGGCCGAGAGCCTGGGCGGCGTCGAGAGCCTGATCGAGCACCCGGCGATCATGACCCACGCCAGCGTCGAGCCGGCGATCCGCGAGCGCCTGGGCATCACGGACGGGCTGCTGCGTCTCTCGGTGGGCATCGAGCACCCCGAGGACCTCATCGCCGATCTCGCCGCCGGCCTCGCCGCGCTGGACGGGAGCGGCGCATGA